The Candidatus Fukatsuia endosymbiont of Tuberolachnus salignus nucleotide sequence CCCGTGGTGATCGAAAAGGGACATGCTGAGGTGGCAAGAACCATTATCAGGCTAGCGGAACAAATGGAGGTGCCAGTAGTAGAAAATGTGTCGCTAGCGAGGGCATTACATAGTGATGTCAATTGTGGTGATGTTATCCCCGAACATCTGTTTGAACCTGTCTCCGCATTATTGCGGATGGTATTGCAATTGGATTACCAAGCTGAGGAAGAGGAAGAGGGATGAGTGAGCAGGTTTGCACCGTTGATTGCCGCCGTTGGTGTCGGCTGAAGAGAGCTGGGTGCATCAGTGGGGAATAGAGGCATCGTCTGTACTAAGGTTTCTATCTCGGCAGCAGTTATTTCCTCTTCCTCTGTTCGTATTTTTTCGATTTTATTTTCCGAGGAGGTGAAATAGTTTTTAATGGTAATAGCATCATAGGTATTTCGCCATCTGATCATAATTTGCAAATTATCTTTATTTCTTTGAAAAAGCATTTCTTCTCTCCATATCGCTCCACTCAACAACAAGGTATCAGTACCGCCGCTGTCTTCAATTTCATCATAACCATCACCACGGGCAAAATGATAGGTGTCATCTCCGTTAGCGCCAAATAATTTATCGTCTCCAAGGCCACCGATAAATGTTTTTTTTCCTGCGCCCGTGGCGATTAAAATATCATTACCTGCACCACCGATTAAGCACCGATCGCGTTCACTGATATCAATGATAATATCGTCACCGTCCAACGCATCAAAGGTATTGTCAGTGAGGACTACTACGCCAGATAATCTAATGATGTCGTTCCCTTCTGTCGCCTGCATGTCACTCTGTGTCTTATCAAGATAGGGTTGTTCTTGTTGGTCAACATTTAATTGATAAAAACCTCCTGATTTATCCATCAAGGCAATATGGCGATAACTGGCATCACGCATAAAATTTTTAATACGTATTGCCATATCGACATTATTATCTGGATCAGCAATCGCTCTGCTCAAAAGAATATCGTCACCGTCTCGGTCAATTTTATTCAGTTGTTCAATAGATAGGTTATGTAGTACCAACAGATCTAATTGAGGATCGGGTTGGGTGTCCTGGTTATCGAGGGTTATTTCTCGGCGCAAGGTAGCCCGGTTTGGCGAAATTTGATTGCTGTAAATATGGTAGATATCCGTCCCAGCATCTCCTTTCAATCTGTCATTGCCGTAGCGGCTGTATAATTGGTTATTTTGTTTATTCCCTTCCAGGTGATCATTAAAGGCAGTATCTTCAGCCATCAACTGGACAAAGCTGGGCAAGACCACCCTAGTACCCGCCACCGTTACCTCTCCTGGTTGCTCCATATACTGTTGTTTTAGATGAATAAAACCGTTTGTTGTGGGGGTGTTGAAAAAATCGAGGCTGCTTTTTCTGTGATCATAAGTCACCCTATATTGTGCTTTGAATGAGGGTGAAAATGGCCAGCAGTTATCTTCAGTATTCCACTTTATGACTGATGGCCATTCAGGGAATAGCTGCATGCCATCACGGGTTGATAAAAGATACTGTTCGGGTTGATAAAAGATACTGTTTAACCTGCTCAACCTGAGTTTCGTCATTATCAGCGAGCCGATAGACATCCTGTAATCTCAAAATCGTTTCTGTACCATTATCGTTTTGCAACAATATTTCAATTCCGTAGCGCCTGCTTTTTGTATTAAGCCCGGTTATCCTTTTGTCTGGCTTAATAAATGTGACGGCCTTGATGTGATCAACGTGATAATCGAGCATGATATTACTAACTTCTTGCCTGGATGTTTCTTGCGATGAGCTTTCATCAATATTGATAACACTCAGATCAGTTTTTGGGTTTTGCAAAATATGGTAGGTATCTATTCCGTTACCCCCGTCAGCGAAGCCTCTGGCTAATACCAGGATATCATCGCCATCGTTACCATAGACCCCCTTTACCATCGAGATGGTTGCTCTCTTGATTACCGATCAGAATATCGTTAGTCTCAGCATGCCCAACCGCATGTTCAATATTATCAATACGGGCAATTAAAGCCTCTTGTTCGTGATAGCGAACAGTACCCAGTTTGAGATCGATGTTATAACCTGTGCCTGCCGAAGGTTTGCTGTCAGCAATAATAATATTGCCATGACTCTTGCCGCCATTGAGTTTGCTGGCTGTTGTCGGTGCTGCCGCGCCTGTGAGGTAAAAAACATCAGCTAATTGACCACCGGTGTAGTCTTTACTGCCTGCAGCCACTTGAAATATGTTTTTTTTGTTGGGGTGGCCAATGGCAACATCGTTACCGCCGCCAAGATAAAAAAGAATGGCACCTTCTTGTACCATCGCTCCTGCTTGTTGATCGGGCTGTCTCTGATCCGCACTGGTGGGTACTGCTAGCGTTTTTCTTACACTGGCCGTCAGGCCACCCAGTGGATCACTTGCATCAACGACATCATCAACATCATGCAGATTAGTTGGCGTAAAATAGTGATACTGGCTGCTTCTCTCTGAAAAATGAAGTTTAAAGTATTTATATTTATGATGATTACGGTACTCTGTTTTGACACGAGGTATATCTTCTGGGTATATCCTGTCCTGATTGGTGAGTGGCAGTATTCTCAGTTTATTTCTTTTTCGACCAATTATTTCATAAACGAATAATATGCGATAGTTATTTTTTTGCAGATCAAAATCACCGCGGCTGTAATAGACTGTATTGATACCGCGTGTTGATGTGTTGACCATTTTATCTGCGTATTCATCTACAATGCGATCATAGTATGCACGCGCATTTTCCCTGGTCTGTTCCCTCTGTATGCGATTTTGCACCTCGGCTCTTGGCCCTGCTCCCCAGAATAATTGGACATAATTATCTATTTTTTCAGAGAAAGTTAATCGGGTATATTTTTCGATTGTCCGAAGTGTGCGAATAGCAGCATAATTTTGTGTTACCACGGTAATCGCCATGCTAATGGCAATCGATGCTGGCGTGGCGATTACCGCTACTCTGCCTCCTGCTGCTAAAGCAACACCACTGCTGATGCCGACAGCGGCATTGATTGTAGAAAGGGAAGCATTAACGATAATATCACGTCGGACATCGGGATTAATTTCTGATGACAGTTGGGAAAATAAACGGGCAGCGTTGACGATGTCTAGACTACTGGATAAAAGCCCTAAGGTTGGGGCAGCAAATTTAGTTAATTTAGTCGCCGTGTGAATACTGATCTGCCCGGTGCGGGAGCCGAACAGTTTGATCCCAAGGTGGGTGTGGCCAGCCCGAATAACGTGATTGGCGGATTGTAAGCGAGCGAGATAGCGATTCATACCAGTCAGACTGATATCCTGTACTTTATCTAAACCCATAGATGCGATAGTAATGTTTCTTTCAAAGATTAAATCTTCCCTTTGCCTTTTTGTCAGATCATTACGTGTTAACAGGCTGCTATATTGAAAAATGCCGGATATTCCGCTCCAGTAACCGTATTTTTTCATTATTTTGTTAGCATAGTGGTTCATTTGTCTGATCTGTTGCCAGTCAGTCCGTTTTTTATGCAATGATGACCATAATGTATCCGATGTAGCGTCGATTTGTGTTGGCTTGGTGTCGGCATCTACCAACAGTTTCGTTAGCTTAGCCAGCTCAGGAAACCTTTCCTTGGTCGTATCGATATTGACCTTAAAAACCTCAACGGGATACTGACCCTCTACCTGCGTTAATCCCCAGTGTTCCGCTCGAGTTGTGCTACCCCAAACGCTATTTTTTCCTGCCAGGTATTGCTGTACAGCGGCATAAAGTGCTCGCATATTATCGTTAGGATCTGAACCCGTGACGCGCATTTCCCCGATATTGGGTGCGTAGAGCAACGAAGTGTATTGTTCACCTTGCTGCTGATGGGTCAGTGCCAGGACATGGTTACCCACTTTTAATAAATAATGACCGGTCTCTCCGTTAAAAGCCGCTATCTGCTGGTGGGTAAAAAATGGTTGATTGCCTAGTGTTCTTTTTATCTGATTAAATAACTCACGCAAGTGATCTGTTTGTTGTGTTTTTTGCTGTGAAAGAAGGCTATCGGCTCTTTGTTCGTTTAATGCGGTATGAATTTCTAATCCTGTCAAAAACTGGTTTGCCGTTCTCTCTCCTTGAGAGCGGGCATCAAGCCATGCCAGAGCTAAGGTTGCAGTGTGCGAAGGTGTTTGGTGAGAGGTATGAGATGCCTTGTTGTCGGTATACAGCCCCTGTAAGACAAGTCGTGTGTCGATTTTTACCCGCGGTTCGTGATTATTTCTTCCCGCATCTATCAGAGCCACGGCTCCTTCAGTTTGTATCTCATTCCAGTGTTGAATCTGTTGCAGTGCTGCTTGACCACTTAAACCTGACTGAGGAGAAAGGTCTTGGAGTTGCAGCCCATGATGTACATTTTTACGCCAGGCTAAATAATGTACTTCATTAAAGGCGGTCAGTATGACGCGTTTGATGTCCAACTTACCGTCATGTTGGTGGAAAAAATCAGTGAGCAAAAGGTAATCTTGCGTATCCAGTGAATGATATTTTTTGTTACCTGATGCTAAATTATCTACCAGAATAATAATTTTCTCCAATCGTATCGCCATATTATGGGTTAAGGACAAATCAGTTAGATCGAGATGCTGACCTTGTACGGGATTATCGAGGAGGTAACTTCTGGTTGTATTAAAGGTATCGCGATAAAGTTCTTTTGCTAGCGTCGGTTGTTCGATCGCAATAGGCGTGATCACTTCGGCGAAATCTGCTACAGCAACGGGGAAGAGTGCTTGATTAATTTGCTTTTCCAACTGTAAAAAAGCTGCACGACGACGATTAGAATTCGGATTTTTTTCAATATAAGTGCGTATTTGGTTTTTCAGGATAAAGGCCGTTTCGACACGTTCGGTACCTCGAGTGCGATGAAGCTTGTACAGGGAAGTAAGAATATTTTGATATAACGTACCTATGGGTTTCAAGGGTACCCTCGCTTCTTTCAACAGTTGATCACGAGACATCACCCGTCGAAATCCCATATCTGAGATGCTTTCTGTTTTAATAAGCCAGGAGTGTTTTCTATCCTCTTCGGTATTCGCATTAAATTGCTCAAACACATCACCGCTAAAGGGGAGTGTTGGATCGCTTTCATGTGATAACTTTTGTAAAGCACGTTTTACTGCGCCTGGCCCACTAATACCGATGGTTGCTTTTGCTTCGTCGGCAAGACCATCCAAACGGTAATCCATTGCCAGGAAAAGCTGAGGATCAGCATTCCGTGCATAACCATAATCGTGCTCGAATTTACTGGCGTACTCAAGACCTTTTTTTTGGCTAATATCACTGCTTTGCTTAATATTAATCAGTCCAGCTTCTGACAAACGGCGATAATTGTTGCCTATTTGTCGCAGCACCTCGGTTAAGGATCGGCTGTTAGCCGGTGCTACAATAGCGGCATTCGAGGTACCCCATAATATTTTTGCCAGTTGAATACCGTCTGGCGGTAATTTTTGTTGCCCTAATGCTTGGAAGAAATGACTTGGTGAGTGACCGACACTTTGGAGAAAGGTACGCAGCCTATTGACGAGAGCGGCATGTTCTGTACTTTGCCTGGCAAATTCGGCAGCATAATTGTGATATTGATTCGCATTAGCCAACGCCTGCCGATGGGGAAAATCTGCCTGTAAATGTTCCAGTACTAACTGTGTTTTCAGAAGATTGACACTGCCTCTCACCTGCAAGTGTTCAATTTTTGTCGTTATCTCTGCGGGGAAGGGGAGGGGTTTCCATTGAGGTAAAAAATCGATGTCAAAGTAGGCGCCTCCCTGCTGATGCAGTATCTCTAGTCGTAAAAGATCGGAAGCCGCCGCGAAGTTTTGTCGTAAAGCCAGTTCCTGATAGTAGTATCTTTTATCTATCCCTTGCCACGCCAGGCTATTAATGTCTTGCAGTACATAGTCTGTACCGGCGTTAGCGATGAAATGATCGAAAGAAGCCTGATTATCAGATTTGATACGCTCAAGCTTTTCTGCTGATCCTGCTAAATGGGTACAGATAAAATGGGACGCAGCCTGATCAAAGGTTTGATGACTCAGTGCGAGACTGATTTCTCTGTGTGCTTGATTTTGCAGTTGAATGACTTTATCAACCCAATCTCCTTCACCGATTAAGGTATCTTTGGCGGCAAAACTTTTTATCTGTCGACCCAGTTCACTCGCTAATAGTGCTTGAGGATCATACCAGACTTTTATTGTGTAACCCTGCTCACCGCCATTGATGCCGCCCCAGGCCTGAATATAGTCTTGTTGTATGCCACCCAGTTTACCTAACCAAACGAAATGTAAATTTTTGACGATATCTTGTCGTTGTGCAGAGGGGCTGACATTAACGGGATAAGTCATGAGCCTGTCTCCAAGAGACTATTTGCAATAGTCACGTACGTAAACCGCAACCACGGTTGATCAAATACCAGACAAAAGCATAAAAAACAGCAATAAAGGTGGCCAATACTGCAATGGTAACAGTCAGTGACATTTCAGCAACGCCGAGAAAACCATAACGAAAACCGCTGATCATATAAACGATCGGGTTAAGTTTGGAAACTGCTTGCCAGAAGGGAGGCAATAACGTCAACGAATAGAAGACACCTCCCAGATAAGTCAGTGGGGTGAGAACGAAGGTAGGCATCAGGCTAATATCGTCAAAAGTTTTAGCAAATACGGCATTTAACAAACCACCCAGCGAAAATAAAATCGCGGTTAGCAGTAAGATCAAAGCCAGCATTGACCAGGAATGCACCCGTAATGGCACAAAAAATAGAGAGATCAGCGTCACCAATATGCCGACGATAATCCCTCGTGCTACCCCCCCTCCGATGTAGCCAATAATGATGATATGTGTTGGTACGGGTGCCACCAGGAGTTCTTCAATATTGCGTTGATATTTGGCATTGAAGAATGATGCTGCAACATTCGCGTAAGCGTTAGTAATAACCGCCATCATAATTAACCCTGGGACAATAAATTGCATGTAATCAACGCCGCCCATTTCACCAATCCTTGGACCAATCAGACTGCCGAAAATAACGAAATAAAGTGACATGGTAATAATCGGTGGTACGAGTGTCTGGATCCAGATGCGACTAAAACGCGTAATTTCTTTGATCCAAATACTTTGTAATGCAATCCAACATAAGCGGATCATATTGTTTTCTCCCATCCCTTTTATTGATCAGGCTTATTGAGCAGGTCAACAAATAGTTGTTCTAAGCGGTTTGTTTTATTGCGCATACTTTGTATCTGAATACCCTGTGAGCTGAGTTGGCTAAACAGGCTATTTAGCCCTTGTTCACGTTTGACATCAACTTCTAGTGTAGAAGTATCCTGCAAACAAAAGCGATAACCCGCTAACTGCGGCAGTGGGCTTTTGGGTGCCAGATCAAAAATAAATGTTTCCGATTCTAGTTTATTCAATAGCTTCTTCATTGAAGTATTTTCCACTAACTCCCCACCTTGGATAATACCAATATTGCGGCACAGCATTTCTGCCTCTTCCAAATAATGTGTCGTCAGAATAATGGTTGTTCCCTCGGTATTGAGTTCTTTTAGAAAGCTCCACATGGTGCGTCGCAATTCGATATCCACTCCGGCAGTCGGTTCATCTAGGATCAGCAATTTGGGTTTATGCATGAGTGCGCGAGCAATCATTAAACGGCGTTTCATCCCGCCGGATAAACGGATAGCACGTTCGTTACGCTTGTGCCAAAGATCGAGATGCCCGAGATATTTTGCTGCTCTTATTTTGGCTTGCTTGCGAGTGACACCGTAATAACCAGCTTGAGTTGTAACAATTTGTAGCACAGTTTCAAATGGGTTGAAGTTAAACTCCTGTGGTACTAAGCCAAGCTGATGTTTAGCATGAACAGGATTTTTATCAGTATCGTAACCAAACACCTGAACTTTACCGGCTGTTTTGTTAACCAGAGAGCTAATGATACCGATGGTTGTGGATTTACCCGCCCCGTTTGGGCCAAGTAGAGCATAGAAATCTCCTGCTTCGACCTGCAAATCGATACCTCGTAGTGCTTGTACCCCTCCTGAGTAGATTTTGGTGAGTCGGGATAATTCCAGTGCGTAAGCCATAAAAAGACCTTATTTAATGAATATTTCTTGGCTATAGTATATAGCGTGGTTTAGGTAACATGATTGTTTTTATTAATTCATATCAATGTATTAATGTAAATCTTTGCAATAGACTTCTTGCAAGACCGCAGAGAGTGCTGCGAAGTCAAAGCGCATGGAGCGCGGTGCGTGCTGTTGTTAACCCTCATGTATTTGCAAATAAGTTGTTGCGTTCGCTACCTCTTGATAACATCCTACGCCAATCCATTTATTACAGGTCATTTCCATCGATGAAAGAAATAACAGATCTTCTCGCCAATAATCAAACTTGGTCAGACTTAGTGAACAAAGAAGATCCAGGGTTTTTCACCGGTCTTGCTCAAGTGCAAAAGCCCCGCTTTCTGTGGATTGGTTGTTCCGACAGTCGTGTACCTGCAGAACGCTTGACGAGTCTGAAGCCAGGAGAATTGTTTGTTCATCGTAATGTTGCTAATTTAGTGATTCACACCGATTTCAACTGTCTGTCCGTAGTGCAATACGCAGTCGATATATTAGCCATCGAACATATCATTGTGTGTGGTCACTACGGTTGTGGCGGTGTTAAAGCGGCGCTAGAAAACGAGGAGAGAGGGTTGATCGACAATTGGCTACTACATATCCGCGACCTTTGGTATAAGCATAAAGATATACTCGGTACACTGCCTGTGGAAGTTCACCCCGATAGGCTGTGTGAAATCAATGTGATTGAGCAAGTTTATAATCTTGGGCATTCAACCATTGTTAACTCTGCCTGGAAACGTGGAAAAAAAGTGGTGTTACACGGGTGGATTTACGGTATTAAAGATGGTCGTCTCAGTGATTTAAACATCTCCTCAACCAGCAAGGAAACATTGGAAATGAATTACCGTAAAGCTATTGCTACGCTACATAATAATACAGTGCCATAAATAGTCGGGTTGCTGTACAGCAAATAAAAAGCAAGATCCGTGAACAGGATACGTTGCGAGATAACTCTAACAATGATGAAAAAAATCACTTTGATTGCGTTAGTTCTTTTTTTTATTGGATTTTCCTCTATCACTCAAGCGTTGAGTCAACCGGAGGCAGAGGAATTTGCTAATCTGGCTGCTGTTTTCGTTTATCTGCAAAATGAATGTGGCTATAACAATTTGCCAAATGCCGATATTAAACAGGCTTTGGTTTATTTTGCACAACAAAACCGTTGGGATTTAAGTAACTATAACAGTTTTAATATGAGCAAGTTAGGTAACGACAGTTATCACGATCTCAGAGGCATTGCCATTTCAAGACAGAAAAAATGCCGCTTTTTAGCACGTAGCTCATTGGTACCGTTGTCTCACACTAAGTAAGATCCCGTGGATTATCCCACTACTTGAAATTCCGTCGTGCAACATCCAGCAAAGTTGGCTATCATACTGCGCTTATTTTTATAGCAGTTACCTTTTTATGGTATTTACCGTCAGCAGAGGAGCTAAAGATGTCAGCAACAGAGTTCTGGCGTGAAAGGTTACATAACAACGTCGGTCAATATTTTTCAGTCGAAGAAAGGATATACACTGAAAAAACCGAACACCAGGATATCATTATCTTCAAAAATGCGGCTTTTGGTAGGGTGATGGCGCTCGATGGTGTGGTACAAACTACTGAGGGCGATGAGTTTATTTATCATGAAATGATGACTCATGTGCCGTTATTGGCTCATGGAAAAACGAAGAATGTATTGATTATCGGTGGTGGTGATGGTGGCATGTTACGTGAAGTCTGTCGCCATAAACAAATTGACAAGATTACTATGGTAGAAATTGATACCAAGGTCGTTGAGCTTTGCAAAAAATATTTACCCAATCATAGCGCTGGGGCTTATAACGATCGACGTTTTAAGCTGGTGATTGATGATGGGACTGATTTTGTTCAGAACACAGTAGAAAAGTTCGATGTGATCATCTCGGATTGTACCGACCCTGTGGGTCCAGGTAGCAGTCTGTTTACTTCTGAGTTCTATAAAGGTTGTGAGCGTTGTTTAAATGACGACGGTATCTTTGTTGCGCAAAATGGAGTCTGTTTTTTACAGGAAGAAGAAGTGATTAACAGCGACAAAAGACTGAAAGAGCTTTTTACTGATGTCGGTTTTTATCAGGCTGCTATTCCAAGCTATTACGGTGGTGTGATGACGTTCGCTTGGGCATCAAACAATTCGGCCTTACGTCAGTTAGATCTCACAACGTTGCAACAACGTTTTGCCACAGCTAACCTGGAAAAATGCCGTTATTATAATCCAACCATCCATATTAGCAGTTTTGCGCTGCCACAATATTTGCTTGATACACTGTCACCTAAATAAGGAATCAATAGACTTCTTGCAAAATCGACTGTGTGCAGCAGATTCTGCGTTACGTGGTGCTCGCAATTCTCATGTCCTCGCCTGTACACCGTGTTACTGGCACCAAGCGCTTTGAATTTGCAGTACTCGCTACGGTTTTGCAAGAAGTCTAATAAGACATGAGACCTCTTCCGAAATCGACCTACGTGATCCTGTGCTGCGTAGTCGATTTCGAAAGAGGTCTGTTAAATATCATATCCATGAGGAGATAAAATTGCATAAGCTTAAACTACATGGCTTCAATAATCTGACTAAAAGCTTAAGTTTTTGTGTTTACGATATTTGTTATGCTAAAACTGCAGATGGCCGTGCAGAGTACATCACCTACATTGACGAACGATATAATGCCGAGCGTCTGACCGAGATCCTGAAAGAAACCTGCTCGATTATCGGTGCTAACATTTTAAATATTGCTCCACAGGATTACGATCCCCAAGGTGCCAGTGTCACTGTATTAATTAGTGAAGAACCTATTGACTCAGGTGCCACTGATCCTGCAAAACACCTTGGATCATCGTCAAACTCAGTGGTAGCACATTTGGATAAAAGTCATATCTGTGTTCATACCTATCCGGAAAGTCATCCCGAAGACGAATTGTGTACCTTTCGTGCTGATATTGAAGTTTCTACCTGTGGTCTTATTTCTCCGTTGAAAGCGCTTGGCTATCTGATTCGTCAACTGGAATCCGATATTGTCACTGTAGATTACCGGGTACGTGGTTTTACTCGGGATACAACAGGCGTTAAACATTACATCGATCATAAAATCGATTCTATCCAAAATTTTATACCTAAAGATATAGAGGAATTATACAACATGGTAGATGTCAACGTTTATTCAGAAAATATCTTCCATACCAAGATGATGGTAAAAAATCTTGATTTAAAGCACTATCTGTTTGATGCCAAACTGGAACAACTGAGTGGGGAAGAGAAGAAGAGGATTAGTGACAGACTGTACAAAGAAATGCAAGAAATTTACTACGGGTGCAATTTTTCCTAGTTGTCATGGTTGTCATGACTTTATTAACCCGCCCAATAGGACGGGTTAATATCGATTATAGAGCAATCACATCTGCGGCTGAAAGTCCATGAGCGCCGTGATAAAGAGAAAATTCAACATGCTGATTCTCCTTTAACGACTTATTCTTAGTATTGGCAATAGCAGTTTTGTTGACATAAACATCCAACTCATCACCGTAGAGTGAAATAAAACCATAGCCTGCACCTTGATCAAACCACTTCACTCGACCCATTTTTAACATCATGATAAATTTCCTTTTCTTGGGCATCCTAACAAATTATTTTTATTTATTGTTTAGATGCAGTTGCCCATCCTAAAGTTTTCTTAATTAAACCTCTCGTGAGCAGTATTAACAGAAAAAACCCGCCTTAATGCGGGTTTCAAAGTTTGGTTACTCAGGGACACGCAACGTAGTCACGTTGTCATTTTATTTTCCTGATATAACTGAGACATCATTGTCAAATAGCAGTAACGTCTGCGGCGGCCGCCCCGCGAGGGCTATCCTGAATATCATACTCAACCCGCTGATTTTCCTGCAAAGTTTTAAAGCCTCCCGCTTGGATTGCAGAGAAATGTACAAATAAATCCTTCTCCCCATCGTCCTGTTCAATAAAGCCGAAACCCTTACCTTCATTGAACCACTTCACTTTACCCGTTTTCTTCGACATAATTTTTACCTTCAAATCTGAATAAATTTGCCACAAAAGCACATCGCTATTTTCAAGCAACTTGACCACATTGAGCAAGGTTACTTATGGGAGCTGTTTATTGGAGATTATCGAAGGTTCGTCTTTACAGCTGAATCAAAAAGATAACGATTTGGGAGGAACTGCTTTATTCTCTACTTCATACTCATAAATAGCTCTGCACTACAGGCCGGGCGTATTTTACCCATAAATATACCAAGAGTGCAACTATTTTATTAGACTTTTTGCGAAACCGTAGTTCGTTATGCGAAGTCAAAGTGCCTGGAACGCAGCATTACGACAAAAAAGACCACCCGAAGGTGGTCAATGATTTTACTCTTTATTTTTATTCGTTATTAGATAATACTTTTTTCACCGCATCACCAATTTCTGCCAGACTACGGACTGTTCTTACTCCCGCTGCGGCTAACGCAGTAAATTTATCTTCTGCTGTACCTTTACCACCGGCAATGATTGCACCTGCATGTCCCATACGCTTGCCTGGTGGTGCAGTAACACCTGCAATATAGGCAACCACAGGCTTCGTAACATGCTCGGCGATGTAAGCAGCGGCTTCTTCTTCCGCATTACCGCCGATTTCACCGATCATAACAATCACTTCAGTTTTTTCGTCCTGCTGAAACAAGTTAAGAATATCAATAAAGTTAGATCCCTGGATCGGATCACCACCAATACCGACACAGCTTGATTGACCTAGGCCAATATCAGTGGTTTGTTTTACTGCTTCGTAAGTCAAAGTACCAGAACGAGAAACGATACCGACTTTACCGGGCAAGTGTATATGTCCGGGCATGATACCGATTTTACATTCACCTGGTGTGATCACCCCTGGGCAGTTAGGGCCGATCATGCGTACATCACTTTGATCCAGCTTGGCTTTTATCGTTAACATATCTAATGTTGGTATGCCTTCGGTAATACAGATAATTAACTCGATACCTGCATCAATCGCTTCTAGAATCGAATCTTTACAGAAGGGTGCCGGTACGTAGATAACTGATGCTGTAGCGCCTGTTTTTTCGACTGCTTCACGGACAGTATTAAACACAGGTAAACCTAAATGCTCTGTGCCCCCTTTACCCGGTGTTACACCGCCCACCATTTGAGTACCGTAAGCGATCGCTTGTTTGGAGTGGAAAGTCCCTTGACTACCAGTAAAGCCCTGGCAAATAACTTTAGTGTTTTTATCGATTAAAATAGACATTATTTAGTCCCCACTGCATCAACAACTTGTTGCGCGGCATCTGTCAGGCTAGTGGCAGCGATGATATTTAAACCGCTGTCGGCTAATTTTTTGGCACCCAATTTGGCGTTATTCCCTTCAAGACGCACCACCACCGGCACTTTAACACCCACTTCACTCACTGCCCCAATAATGCCGTCTGCGATCAGATCACAGCGTACGATACCACCAAAAATATTGACCAATACTGCTTTTACGCTGTCGTCCGACAAAATAATTTTAAAGGCTTCAGTGACACGCTCTTTAGTCGCACCACCGCCGACATCCAAAAAGTTAGCGGGTTTACCACCGTGCAGTTTTACGATATCCATGGTGGCCATGGCTAAACCGGCACCGTTGACCATGCAACCAATATTGCCATCCAGTGCCACGTAGTTCAGCTCCCATTCAGTGGCATGAGTTTCACGTTCATCTTCCTGGCTTGGATCACGCATGTCACGTAATTCTGCTTGACGAAACAACGCATTACCATC carries:
- a CDS encoding ABC transporter permease, translating into MIRLCWIALQSIWIKEITRFSRIWIQTLVPPIITMSLYFVIFGSLIGPRIGEMGGVDYMQFIVPGLIMMAVITNAYANVAASFFNAKYQRNIEELLVAPVPTHIIIIGYIGGGVARGIIVGILVTLISLFFVPLRVHSWSMLALILLLTAILFSLGGLLNAVFAKTFDDISLMPTFVLTPLTYLGGVFYSLTLLPPFWQAVSKLNPIVYMISGFRYGFLGVAEMSLTVTIAVLATFIAVFYAFVWYLINRGCGLRT
- a CDS encoding ABC transporter ATP-binding protein; protein product: MAYALELSRLTKIYSGGVQALRGIDLQVEAGDFYALLGPNGAGKSTTIGIISSLVNKTAGKVQVFGYDTDKNPVHAKHQLGLVPQEFNFNPFETVLQIVTTQAGYYGVTRKQAKIRAAKYLGHLDLWHKRNERAIRLSGGMKRRLMIARALMHKPKLLILDEPTAGVDIELRRTMWSFLKELNTEGTTIILTTHYLEEAEMLCRNIGIIQGGELVENTSMKKLLNKLESETFIFDLAPKSPLPQLAGYRFCLQDTSTLEVDVKREQGLNSLFSQLSSQGIQIQSMRNKTNRLEQLFVDLLNKPDQ
- the can gene encoding carbonate dehydratase — translated: MKEITDLLANNQTWSDLVNKEDPGFFTGLAQVQKPRFLWIGCSDSRVPAERLTSLKPGELFVHRNVANLVIHTDFNCLSVVQYAVDILAIEHIIVCGHYGCGGVKAALENEERGLIDNWLLHIRDLWYKHKDILGTLPVEVHPDRLCEINVIEQVYNLGHSTIVNSAWKRGKKVVLHGWIYGIKDGRLSDLNISSTSKETLEMNYRKAIATLHNNTVP
- a CDS encoding YacC family pilotin-like protein, with product MKKITLIALVLFFIGFSSITQALSQPEAEEFANLAAVFVYLQNECGYNNLPNADIKQALVYFAQQNRWDLSNYNSFNMSKLGNDSYHDLRGIAISRQKKCRFLARSSLVPLSHTK
- the speE gene encoding polyamine aminopropyltransferase, which produces MSATEFWRERLHNNVGQYFSVEERIYTEKTEHQDIIIFKNAAFGRVMALDGVVQTTEGDEFIYHEMMTHVPLLAHGKTKNVLIIGGGDGGMLREVCRHKQIDKITMVEIDTKVVELCKKYLPNHSAGAYNDRRFKLVIDDGTDFVQNTVEKFDVIISDCTDPVGPGSSLFTSEFYKGCERCLNDDGIFVAQNGVCFLQEEEVINSDKRLKELFTDVGFYQAAIPSYYGGVMTFAWASNNSALRQLDLTTLQQRFATANLEKCRYYNPTIHISSFALPQYLLDTLSPK
- the speD gene encoding adenosylmethionine decarboxylase — its product is MHKLKLHGFNNLTKSLSFCVYDICYAKTADGRAEYITYIDERYNAERLTEILKETCSIIGANILNIAPQDYDPQGASVTVLISEEPIDSGATDPAKHLGSSSNSVVAHLDKSHICVHTYPESHPEDELCTFRADIEVSTCGLISPLKALGYLIRQLESDIVTVDYRVRGFTRDTTGVKHYIDHKIDSIQNFIPKDIEELYNMVDVNVYSENIFHTKMMVKNLDLKHYLFDAKLEQLSGEEKKRISDRLYKEMQEIYYGCNFS
- a CDS encoding cold-shock protein, which encodes MMLKMGRVKWFDQGAGYGFISLYGDELDVYVNKTAIANTKNKSLKENQHVEFSLYHGAHGLSAADVIAL
- a CDS encoding cold-shock protein is translated as MSKKTGKVKWFNEGKGFGFIEQDDGEKDLFVHFSAIQAGGFKTLQENQRVEYDIQDSPRGAAAADVTAI